A region from the Metopolophium dirhodum isolate CAU chromosome 9, ASM1992520v1, whole genome shotgun sequence genome encodes:
- the LOC132953070 gene encoding uncharacterized protein LOC132953070, with product MKNRERSLAQLAGTWNSIFYIKYQVHPRCRPEEIGSDRATFSVNRKNDAITNYLNGRYICTSEAFWRIFNFEIHDRDPTVQHLAVHLENGQRVFFNANNLHQVIENPRKTTLTAFFELCSHDNFAKTLFYHEVPSYYTWDNSRGWLKRRRGKDVPGWPGIKMDTAIGRIYTIHPNQSECFHLRLLLNYVQGPTSFESLKAFDGVIHATFKATCFALGLLENDEQWKNTLAEATLSESPSKLRELFAIIIVFCQPSEPQSLWEQFRNDFCEDILHTERTRLNDLQFTFSDEIFNRGLIEIEDKVVCLSEKYLTEFGMNSPVRNENASDPFEFSILRSYDNNRLQEFVEINLPKLVNDQKYAFNVITESVIASSGKVALAVASSGIAATLLSGGRTAHSTFKLPLNVLFDTEYVCPIRKNGPLGKILQETSFVEWDECTMSHRSHIEAIDRTIKDLRCNNKFMGGITFVFAGDFRQTLPVIPKGTRADVINACLKSSPIWNYVEKLYLRTNMRVYLCGGDDIFPAQLLKIGNGTLENENGYISVDHTIGRVVNNVEELISTVYPDIFNLSNKSYQWLCERAIISPRNVTAEEINDIILLKFDGHSRECLSIDTVTSTDDAIHYPQEFLNSLSPSGFPPHKLKLKIGAPITLLRNLQPPNLCNDTQLQIKSLRNNIIEAVILTGPAKGEIAFIPRIPMIPSDLPFSFKRLQFPVKVSFAITINKAQGQTFNSTSTSSGVIESFLLIESIARPLRVPLEELITV from the exons ATGAAGAATAGAGAACGGTCTCTGGCGCAGTTGGCTGGGACATGGaattcgatattttatattaagtatcaGGTGCATCCAAGGTGCCGTCCAGAAGAGATAG gaTCAGATAGAGCTACTTTTTCTGTTAATCGTAAAAACGATGcgattacaaattatttgaatgGTCGATATATATGTACTTCTGAAGCGTTTtggagaattttcaattttgaaatccaTGATAGAGATCCGACAGTTCAGCACTTGGCTGTTCATCTAGAAAATGGACAGCGTGTTTTCTTTAATGCTAATAATCTTCATCAAGTTATTGAAAATCCAAGAAAAACGACACTAACTGCATTTTTTGAACTGTGTTCACATGATAATTTTGCGAAAACACTGTTCTATCATGAAGTTCCTTCTTATTACACCTGGGATAATAGCAGAGGCTGGTTAAAGAGAAGACGGGGAAAAGATGTTCCAGGTTGGCCAGGAATAAAAATGGACACTGCCATTGGTAGAATTTACACGATTCACCCAAATCAAAGTGAGTGCTTCCATTTAAGATTGTTACTAAATTATGTACAAGGTCCTACTTCATTTGAAAGCTTGAAGGCCTTTGATGGAGTCATTCACGCGACTTTTAAAGCTACCTGTTTTGCTCTTGGGCTTTTAGAAAATGACGAGCAATGGAAAAATACTCTAGCGGAGGCAACTCTTTCAGAAAGTCCTTCAAAATTAAGAGAATTATTCGCAATAATCATAGTTTTCTGCCAACCGTCTGAACCTCAATCTTTGTGGGAACAGTTCAGAAATGATTTTTGTGAAGATATTCTTCATACAGAGCGCACTCGATTAAATGACTTGCAATTTACTTTTtctgatgaaatatttaatagaggTTTGATTGAAATAGAAGATAAAGTTGTTTGTCtgtctgaaaaatatttaactgaatttGGAATGAACTCACCTGTTCGAAATGAAAATGCATCTGATCCTTTTGAATTCTCAATTTTGCGTTCTTACGATAATAACCGATTACAAGAATTTGTAGAAATCAATTTACCAAAATTAGTAAATGATcaaaaatatgcttttaatgttattacagaAAGCGTAATAGC ATCCTCAGGTAAAGTTGCATTAGCAGTAGCTTCATCTGGTATAGCAGCAACTCTCCTTAGTGGCGGCAGAACTGCTCACTCGACTTTCAAGTTAccgttaaatgtattatttgatacAGAATACGTTTGTCCGATTCGTAAAAATGGCCCTCTTGGAAAAATTCTTCAAGAAACCTCATTCGTTGAGTGGGATGAGTGTACAATGAGTCACAGATCACATATCGAAGCAATTGATCGAACAATAAAAGATCTTAGgtgtaataataagtttatggGTGGCATAACATTTGTTTTCGCTGGTGATTTCCGTCAAACCTTACCAGTAATCCCTAAAGGTACTCGAGCTGATGTCATTAATGCTTGCTTAAAATCTTCCCCTATATGGAACTATGTTGAAAAACTTTATTTGCGAACAAACATGAGAGTTTATTTATGCGGAGGGGACGATATTTTTCCAGCACAGTTGTTGAAAATTGGAAATGGAActttagaaaatgaaaatggtTACATTTCTGTCGATCACACAATTGGACGGGTGGTCAATAACGTGGAAGAGTTGATTTCTACAGTTTATCCTGACATTTTTAATCTGTCCAATAAATCTTATCAGTGGTTATGTGAAAGAGCTATTATCTCTCCAAGAAATGTAACAGCAGAAGAAATTAATGATATCATCCTTCTAAAATTCGATGGACACTCACGTGAATGTCTATCTATTGATACAGTTACATCAACAGATGATGCTATTCATTATCCACAAGAATTTCTTAATTCTCTTTCTCCTTCGGGATTTCCTCctcataaactaaaattaaaaattggtgcTCCAATAACATTATTACGTAATCTTCAACCACCGAACTTATGTAACGATacacaattacaaataaaatcgttgcgaaataatattatagaagccGTAATTCTTACAGGGCCAGCGAAAGGAGAAATTGCATTTATTCCAAGAATTCCCATGATTCCCTCTGACTTGCCGTTTTCTTTCAAACGGCTTCAATTCCCGGTTAAAGTTTCTTTTGCGATTACCATAAACAAAGCACAAGGTCAAACATTCAA